Proteins encoded within one genomic window of Spirochaeta isovalerica:
- a CDS encoding SEC-C metal-binding domain-containing protein, translated as MYWKKELKRGKQFLADKELVKAMRCFESAVDNCPVTSSAGLEKSLFFLGITLKKLGRTDSAMRCWHLGRKIRNEGRSRQMISIHSNRYGMYRNGDSDQVEDEKAFFGLQLERYFKTKKAKRFCSEAERDVILDIIGAYWSELQADGNFHQLSIDEKIRFFRNQPVIFPVADISSLNNDSSGEIIYTDFKKGELQSMDDLCSCGSGMLFSQCCGRIKSSVELDSGKF; from the coding sequence ATGTACTGGAAAAAAGAGCTGAAAAGAGGAAAGCAGTTTCTTGCGGATAAAGAACTTGTCAAAGCCATGAGGTGTTTTGAGTCAGCTGTCGATAATTGCCCTGTGACTTCCTCTGCTGGTTTGGAAAAGTCACTTTTTTTCCTGGGAATCACATTGAAGAAGCTGGGGCGGACAGATTCCGCCATGCGTTGCTGGCATCTGGGCCGAAAAATCAGAAATGAAGGCCGGTCAAGGCAAATGATAAGTATTCATTCTAACCGATACGGAATGTATAGGAATGGAGATTCGGATCAGGTAGAAGATGAAAAAGCTTTTTTCGGTCTGCAGCTCGAAAGATATTTTAAAACTAAAAAAGCTAAAAGATTTTGTTCCGAAGCTGAAAGAGATGTCATTTTAGATATAATAGGCGCCTACTGGTCAGAATTACAGGCGGATGGTAATTTTCACCAACTTTCTATTGATGAGAAAATTCGATTTTTTCGAAATCAGCCCGTTATCTTTCCTGTTGCTGACATCAGTTCTTTAAATAATGACAGTTCAGGTGAGATAATTTACACAGATTTCAAAAAAGGCGAACTTCAATCCATGGATGATCTGTGTTCATGTGGAAGCGGTATGTTGTTCAGTCAATGTTGCGGGCGCATAAAATCTTCAGTAGAGCTTGATTCTGGGAAATTTTGA
- a CDS encoding sigma-70 family RNA polymerase sigma factor produces the protein MNTNTAYINDNSNWEDKSVISIYLKEINKIPLLTREEEDEISRKAVKGDKAAQEKLINANLRFVVNVAKKYQNQGLPLDDLINEGNIGLINAINKFDPDKGYHFISYAVWWIRQSILKAICEKSRMIRLPLNRSNELLQIEKKKRELTSLKGIEPENEEIARELHLSKEIVDDLLSISRDMVSLDTPVYTDRDSSNLGDFIEDQGLKLPEDEIIDKSLAEDINNVLTTLSQKEAEILQFRFGLNHEKPLSLKQIGDKYNLTKERIRQIEKKAISRLQHPSRKQLLEAYVA, from the coding sequence ATGAACACTAATACTGCTTACATAAACGACAACTCTAATTGGGAAGATAAAAGCGTAATATCTATTTATCTGAAAGAAATAAATAAAATCCCTCTTCTTACCAGAGAGGAAGAGGATGAAATATCGAGAAAAGCCGTGAAGGGTGATAAGGCTGCACAGGAAAAACTGATTAATGCCAATCTCCGCTTCGTTGTAAATGTTGCAAAAAAATATCAGAATCAGGGGCTTCCCCTGGATGACCTGATCAATGAAGGTAACATTGGTCTGATAAATGCAATAAACAAATTCGATCCCGATAAGGGTTATCATTTTATTTCTTATGCCGTCTGGTGGATAAGACAATCGATTCTGAAAGCTATCTGTGAAAAATCCAGAATGATTAGATTGCCCTTGAATCGCTCCAATGAACTCCTTCAGATTGAGAAGAAAAAAAGAGAATTAACTTCATTGAAAGGAATAGAGCCTGAGAATGAAGAAATTGCCAGAGAACTTCATCTCTCAAAGGAAATTGTAGACGATCTTTTGAGTATATCTCGGGATATGGTCTCACTGGATACTCCCGTTTATACGGATCGTGATTCTTCAAATCTTGGCGATTTTATTGAAGATCAGGGACTGAAACTTCCCGAAGATGAAATTATTGATAAATCACTGGCTGAAGATATCAACAACGTCCTGACCACTCTTTCTCAGAAAGAAGCTGAAATACTTCAGTTCCGTTTCGGGCTGAATCACGAAAAGCCTTTATCTCTGAAACAGATCGGAGATAAATATAATCTGACAAAAGAAAGAATCAGACAGATAGAAAAAAAGGCCATATCAAGACTTCAGCATCCTTCGAGAAAACAGCTTCTTGAAGCATATGTAGCCTGA
- the ppdK gene encoding pyruvate, phosphate dikinase: MNENKLVYFFGKTVTEGNASMKSLLGGKGANLCEMTSLGVPVPPGFTISTEVCKQYYENNRTYSDEIKKQVADNLAKLEAEMGKKLGDANDPLLVSVRSGAAVSMPGMMDTVLNLGLNLKAVEGIAKNTGNVRFAWDSYRRFIQMFGDVVAGCEHHDFEEALDSVKREKGVEQDLELDAEDLKVVVERYMEVYKKSTGKDFPQDPVEQLWAGIDAVFSSWNNDRAIKYREINKIEGLIGTAVNVQSMVYGNYGDTSGTGVCFSRDPSTGENYFYGEYLMNAQGEDVVAGIRTPLKLSALEDQNPVIYKQLVDIKDKLEKHYKDMQDLEFTIQEGKLFLLQTRNGKRTGNAAVNIAVDLVNEGMISKEEAVMRVTPDQLDQLLHPMIDPAYEKDLVSIAKGLNASPGAAAGTIVFTAEDAEAAKAKGEKVILVRKETSPEDIGGMNAAEGILTATGGMTSHAAVVARGMGRPCVAGCKAVVISTKEKTATIEGKVYKEGDSLTINGTDGNVYEGMAKLIVPELSGNLNTFLTWADEVRAGAKRAGVKDGFGVRTNADLPEDARKAREFGAEGIGLCRTEHMFFDEAKLEAFRVMIVSDTVEERKEALKEILKLQIEDFEGIFEAMDGLPVTVRLLDPPLHEFVPHTDAEINALAAKMNMDSKALKSRLEGLNEANPMLGHRGCRLGVTYPEIYDMQVEAIMTAAATQTKKGIKVLPEIMIPLVGKFEELKMLRENAQVVIDRILSETGAKVEYMIGTMIEIPRAALTADEVAQYADFFSFGTNDLTQMTFGYSRDDVGSFVPEYINKKVLKDDPFQVLDQDGVGQLVNMGVEKGRKTKPELKTSICGEHGGEPSSIDFCYRAGLNVVSCSPYRVPIARLAAAQAVVNNR, from the coding sequence ATGAATGAGAATAAGTTAGTCTATTTTTTCGGTAAAACCGTTACCGAAGGTAATGCATCTATGAAAAGCCTCCTCGGAGGAAAAGGTGCCAACCTTTGCGAAATGACAAGTCTTGGTGTTCCCGTTCCTCCGGGATTCACAATTTCCACAGAGGTCTGTAAACAGTACTACGAAAACAACCGTACATACAGTGATGAAATTAAAAAACAGGTTGCAGACAATCTTGCAAAGCTTGAAGCGGAAATGGGGAAAAAGCTCGGTGATGCCAATGACCCGTTGCTCGTATCCGTAAGATCAGGTGCGGCTGTTTCCATGCCCGGTATGATGGACACAGTACTCAACCTCGGACTTAACCTCAAAGCTGTCGAAGGTATTGCGAAAAATACCGGAAACGTTAGATTCGCCTGGGACTCCTACAGAAGATTTATCCAGATGTTCGGTGATGTTGTCGCCGGATGCGAACACCACGACTTTGAAGAAGCTCTCGATTCTGTAAAAAGAGAAAAGGGAGTTGAACAGGACCTCGAACTCGACGCTGAAGACCTTAAAGTTGTTGTAGAACGGTATATGGAAGTATACAAGAAGTCTACAGGTAAGGACTTCCCCCAGGATCCTGTCGAACAGCTTTGGGCCGGTATCGATGCCGTTTTCAGCTCATGGAACAATGACAGAGCCATCAAATATAGAGAGATTAACAAAATCGAAGGTCTTATCGGTACAGCTGTAAATGTTCAGTCCATGGTTTACGGTAACTACGGGGATACTTCCGGTACCGGTGTTTGTTTCTCAAGAGACCCCTCTACCGGAGAAAACTACTTCTACGGTGAGTACCTGATGAACGCACAGGGTGAAGACGTTGTTGCCGGAATCAGAACACCTCTTAAACTTTCCGCTCTCGAAGACCAGAATCCCGTAATCTACAAACAGCTTGTAGATATTAAAGACAAACTGGAAAAACATTACAAAGATATGCAGGACCTGGAGTTCACGATTCAGGAAGGCAAACTCTTCCTTCTCCAGACGAGAAACGGTAAAAGAACCGGAAATGCTGCTGTAAACATTGCAGTTGACCTCGTTAATGAGGGCATGATCAGCAAAGAAGAAGCCGTAATGAGAGTTACGCCTGATCAGCTTGATCAGCTTCTTCATCCCATGATCGACCCCGCATACGAGAAAGACCTTGTTTCTATTGCAAAAGGTCTCAATGCTTCTCCCGGAGCTGCTGCAGGAACAATCGTTTTCACAGCGGAAGATGCCGAAGCGGCAAAAGCTAAAGGCGAAAAGGTTATTCTTGTCAGAAAAGAAACTTCTCCAGAAGACATCGGCGGAATGAACGCTGCTGAAGGTATTCTGACAGCCACAGGTGGTATGACGTCTCATGCTGCTGTAGTTGCAAGAGGAATGGGTCGTCCCTGTGTAGCCGGTTGTAAGGCAGTTGTTATTTCTACAAAAGAGAAAACAGCTACGATCGAAGGCAAAGTCTACAAAGAAGGCGATTCTCTGACAATCAACGGAACTGACGGTAACGTATACGAAGGTATGGCGAAACTTATCGTTCCTGAACTGTCCGGAAACCTCAACACTTTCCTCACCTGGGCTGACGAAGTCAGGGCCGGAGCGAAGAGAGCAGGTGTGAAAGACGGTTTCGGTGTCAGAACGAACGCCGATCTTCCTGAAGATGCCAGAAAAGCCCGGGAATTCGGTGCGGAAGGTATCGGTCTCTGTAGAACCGAACACATGTTCTTTGATGAAGCCAAGCTTGAAGCATTCCGTGTCATGATCGTTTCCGATACCGTCGAAGAAAGAAAAGAAGCTCTGAAGGAAATCCTGAAGCTTCAGATCGAAGACTTCGAAGGTATTTTCGAAGCCATGGACGGTCTGCCCGTAACAGTTAGACTTCTCGATCCTCCTCTGCACGAATTTGTTCCCCATACAGATGCGGAGATCAATGCTCTTGCAGCGAAGATGAACATGGATTCCAAAGCTCTCAAGAGCAGACTGGAAGGTCTCAATGAAGCGAACCCCATGCTTGGTCACAGAGGTTGTCGTCTCGGTGTTACATACCCTGAGATCTACGACATGCAGGTTGAAGCCATAATGACTGCTGCTGCAACACAGACTAAAAAAGGTATAAAAGTTCTTCCCGAAATCATGATTCCTCTCGTAGGTAAATTCGAAGAGCTTAAAATGCTCAGAGAAAATGCCCAGGTTGTCATCGACAGAATCCTCAGTGAGACCGGGGCTAAAGTCGAGTACATGATCGGTACAATGATCGAGATTCCCAGAGCGGCTCTTACAGCCGACGAAGTGGCTCAGTACGCTGACTTCTTCTCCTTCGGTACCAATGACCTGACTCAGATGACTTTTGGATATTCCAGAGATGACGTGGGATCTTTTGTTCCCGAATACATCAACAAAAAAGTACTGAAAGACGATCCGTTCCAGGTTCTCGACCAGGATGGAGTTGGACAGCTTGTTAATATGGGAGTTGAAAAAGGAAGAAAAACCAAACCTGAACTCAAAACATCAATATGTGGTGAGCATGGTGGTGAACCTTCTTCAATCGATTTCTGTTACAGAGCCGGACTTAATGTTGTTTCCTGCTCTCCCTACAGAGTTCCCATAGCAAGACTTGCTGCTGCTCAGGCTGTTGTCAACAACAGATAA
- a CDS encoding ABC-F family ATP-binding cassette domain-containing protein has product MITASNISLAFGKRSLFKEVNIKFTPGNCYGLIGANGAGKSTFMKILSGEIEADSGDIIIPNNERLGVLAQDHFAFDEHSVMDTVIMGHKKLFEIMKEKDAIYMKEDFSDADGIRASELEGDFAELGGWEAESEAATLLSGLGVDEDLFDKKMADLEDNVKVRILLAQALFGNPDTLLLDEPTNHLDLESINWLEDFLLKFTNTVIVVSHDRHFLNKVCTHIADIDYGKITVFVGNYFFWQQASQMIAKQRKDQSKKAEAKAAELKAFIQRFSANAAKSKQATSRKKELDKLELDDLPTTSRRFPYVAFKPERETGTIILEVEGLSKTIDGEVIFKDLDLTVNKGDKIALVGPNNYAKTVFMQIISGEMEPDSGSYNWGVTTSQSYFPKDNTEFFNTDINMTDWLRQYSEEQDESYIRGFLGRMLFSGDESLKSVNVLSGGEKVRCMLSRMMLSAANVLIFDEPTAHLDLESITSLNNGMVEFTEVIIFSSHDHEIVNTVANRIIEFTPAGIIDKQMSFDDYLTSENVKEARDKAYGGSHLRLTI; this is encoded by the coding sequence TTGATTACTGCTAGTAATATAAGCCTGGCTTTTGGAAAAAGAAGCCTTTTTAAAGAAGTTAACATTAAATTTACCCCCGGAAACTGTTATGGCCTGATCGGAGCCAACGGAGCTGGTAAATCTACATTTATGAAAATTCTTTCCGGAGAGATCGAAGCGGATTCCGGAGATATTATAATTCCCAATAACGAACGACTCGGCGTGCTTGCTCAGGATCACTTCGCCTTTGATGAGCATTCTGTGATGGATACAGTTATAATGGGGCACAAGAAGCTTTTTGAAATCATGAAAGAAAAAGATGCCATCTATATGAAAGAGGATTTTTCTGATGCTGACGGTATCAGGGCTTCTGAACTTGAAGGTGATTTCGCAGAACTTGGAGGGTGGGAAGCTGAAAGTGAAGCGGCCACACTTCTTTCCGGCCTGGGGGTCGACGAGGATCTTTTCGATAAGAAAATGGCAGACCTGGAAGACAATGTCAAAGTACGGATCCTTCTGGCCCAGGCTCTTTTCGGAAACCCCGATACGCTGCTGCTTGATGAGCCCACGAACCATCTAGACCTCGAATCAATTAACTGGCTTGAAGATTTTCTTCTTAAATTTACAAATACAGTTATCGTTGTTTCCCATGACAGACATTTCCTGAATAAAGTATGTACGCATATCGCCGATATCGACTATGGGAAAATAACCGTCTTTGTGGGTAACTACTTCTTCTGGCAGCAGGCCAGTCAGATGATTGCCAAACAGCGAAAGGATCAGTCCAAAAAAGCAGAAGCCAAAGCAGCCGAGCTCAAAGCTTTCATTCAGAGATTCTCGGCGAATGCCGCCAAGTCGAAACAGGCCACATCCAGAAAGAAAGAGCTTGATAAACTCGAACTCGATGATCTTCCCACGACATCACGACGTTTTCCTTACGTGGCTTTCAAACCTGAAAGGGAAACGGGAACGATAATCCTTGAAGTCGAAGGCTTAAGCAAGACTATCGATGGAGAAGTCATTTTCAAAGATCTTGATCTGACAGTCAATAAAGGAGACAAAATTGCTCTGGTTGGACCGAACAACTATGCAAAAACTGTTTTCATGCAGATCATTTCAGGAGAGATGGAACCTGATTCCGGTTCCTATAACTGGGGTGTTACAACTTCACAGAGTTATTTTCCCAAAGATAATACAGAATTCTTCAATACGGATATCAATATGACAGACTGGCTTCGCCAGTATTCAGAGGAACAGGATGAGTCCTATATCCGGGGTTTTCTCGGCAGGATGCTTTTTTCTGGTGATGAATCTCTTAAAAGTGTAAACGTTCTCTCCGGTGGGGAAAAAGTCCGTTGTATGCTGTCCAGGATGATGCTCTCTGCCGCCAATGTTCTGATTTTTGATGAACCCACGGCTCATCTCGACCTTGAATCAATTACATCATTGAACAACGGAATGGTAGAATTTACGGAAGTTATCATCTTCTCATCCCATGACCACGAAATTGTAAATACTGTAGCGAACAGAATTATTGAGTTCACTCCTGCCGGTATAATCGATAAGCAGATGTCTTTTGATGATTATTTAACCAGCGAGAATGTTAAAGAGGCAAGAGATAAAGCTTATGGTGGTTCTCATTTGAGACTTACCATCTAA
- a CDS encoding caspase family protein, translating to MMKNKLYILLIFSICSAAWSQEEPVGLRRYAIFAGSNNGGEERVQLEYAETDAMAMYRVLSEVGGLSPSDTILLKDPDVREIRDAFSQIQSKISENKEQNRRSEFIFYYSGHSDEAGILPGGKLYEYSELRKKIDAMDTEVKIAVLDSCSSGSFTRLKGGVKKAPFLIDESVDTKGHAFLTSSSENEAAQESDSIEGSYFTHYLITALRGAGDSTQDGTVTLTEAYSFAADETLARTTSSIAGAQHPSYSINLTGSGDLVLTDLREIVSSISIDKEIDGRIFFRDKSDRLVIEFRKRAGIPVSISLPGGVYKVQLENERGLSSAEVTVTNGETHLNNRAFTGVDRTFARVRGDDIPESEPEKPDWDNVENSLEQKMKEIRNMIDDKFGIMETEEENHDSVQEDIVENVEYKVFGVSFAPTRETANDVLNLSLSFIGKPYALYGASIGFMNMTYQDVYGVQIGALSNQTGRDNNGALISSIFNITNRDLRGAALSGVFNLTNGTVYGMQGAGVFNISSYRLMGFQTAGVFNITKNYSYGAQAAGVFNITEGTLSGFQTAGVFNIAGGQLNGAQISGVFNVADNINGVQIGLINVGKQVNGMQIGLINISDEIKGLPIGLLTISKNGILDFGGWYESSGFIYTGLQTGSRNFYNFAYLALPSDSAVSVFSAGIGIGARINLGSFYIDMDTSIKSVAIGSDYGEALKNTFTAGNINSVYPNARLSAGLKMFRVLSLYGGLSLDMHIPGVTNRSEYFHSTENPLILHNPENGEDVIEFHPHWFGGLKINF from the coding sequence ATGATGAAAAATAAGTTATATATTTTACTGATATTTTCCATATGTTCAGCAGCGTGGTCTCAGGAAGAACCGGTCGGTTTGAGACGGTATGCCATATTTGCCGGCTCCAATAACGGCGGGGAAGAACGGGTTCAGTTGGAATATGCAGAAACAGATGCTATGGCTATGTATAGAGTTTTGTCGGAAGTCGGAGGATTATCCCCTTCCGATACAATACTCCTGAAGGATCCCGATGTTCGGGAGATCCGTGATGCTTTTTCACAAATACAGTCTAAAATATCAGAAAACAAAGAACAGAACAGGCGTTCCGAATTCATTTTCTATTATTCAGGCCATTCCGATGAAGCGGGTATACTGCCCGGAGGGAAGCTTTATGAATACAGCGAACTTCGGAAGAAAATTGATGCGATGGATACGGAAGTTAAAATTGCTGTTCTTGATTCCTGTTCTTCCGGTTCCTTTACGAGGCTCAAAGGCGGAGTTAAGAAAGCGCCATTCCTTATTGATGAATCTGTCGATACAAAAGGTCATGCCTTTCTCACTTCCAGCTCGGAAAATGAAGCCGCACAGGAGTCCGACTCTATTGAGGGCTCATATTTTACCCATTACTTAATAACAGCGCTCAGAGGAGCAGGAGACAGCACTCAGGACGGAACAGTTACCCTGACGGAAGCTTACAGTTTTGCTGCTGATGAAACTCTTGCCAGAACCACTTCGTCGATTGCCGGCGCGCAGCACCCCTCATACAGTATTAATCTTACAGGATCCGGAGATCTTGTCCTGACGGATCTCAGAGAAATTGTCTCTTCCATATCTATTGATAAAGAGATCGATGGACGTATTTTCTTCCGTGACAAATCTGACAGACTTGTCATTGAGTTTAGAAAAAGAGCCGGGATTCCTGTTTCCATATCCCTTCCGGGAGGTGTTTATAAGGTTCAGCTTGAAAATGAACGGGGTCTGTCTTCAGCTGAAGTTACAGTGACCAATGGTGAAACTCATTTGAATAACAGGGCATTTACAGGAGTTGATCGAACTTTTGCCAGAGTCAGAGGTGATGATATCCCGGAAAGCGAGCCTGAAAAGCCCGATTGGGATAATGTTGAAAATTCTCTTGAACAAAAGATGAAAGAGATCAGAAATATGATCGATGATAAATTCGGGATCATGGAAACAGAAGAAGAGAATCACGATTCCGTACAGGAGGATATTGTCGAAAACGTGGAATATAAAGTTTTCGGCGTCTCCTTTGCTCCCACAAGAGAAACAGCTAATGATGTTCTGAATCTATCATTGAGTTTTATAGGTAAGCCATATGCGCTTTACGGCGCTTCGATCGGATTTATGAATATGACCTATCAGGATGTTTACGGCGTACAGATAGGAGCATTGTCTAATCAGACCGGGCGGGATAATAATGGAGCATTGATCAGCAGCATTTTCAATATTACTAATAGAGACTTGCGGGGAGCAGCTCTTTCAGGTGTGTTCAACTTAACCAATGGTACAGTATACGGAATGCAGGGGGCCGGTGTATTCAATATCAGTTCTTACAGGTTGATGGGGTTTCAGACAGCTGGCGTATTCAATATTACAAAGAACTACTCTTATGGCGCACAAGCTGCCGGAGTCTTTAACATTACAGAAGGGACACTATCAGGTTTCCAGACTGCCGGTGTATTTAATATCGCGGGAGGACAGCTCAATGGAGCTCAGATTTCCGGTGTTTTTAATGTCGCTGACAATATTAATGGCGTTCAGATAGGACTGATAAATGTCGGGAAACAAGTAAATGGAATGCAAATTGGTTTAATAAATATCAGCGACGAAATTAAGGGATTACCAATAGGTTTACTGACCATTTCCAAAAACGGAATATTGGATTTCGGAGGATGGTATGAAAGTTCCGGTTTCATCTATACGGGGCTACAGACAGGCTCCAGAAATTTTTACAATTTTGCTTACCTCGCTTTGCCTTCCGATAGTGCAGTCTCAGTTTTTTCAGCCGGTATCGGAATCGGAGCCAGAATAAACCTGGGATCATTCTATATTGATATGGATACTTCCATTAAAAGTGTCGCCATCGGTTCTGATTACGGTGAGGCTTTAAAAAACACCTTTACGGCGGGAAATATAAATTCGGTTTACCCGAACGCAAGACTGTCTGCCGGATTAAAAATGTTCAGAGTTTTAAGTCTATATGGCGGATTATCTTTAGATATGCATATTCCGGGGGTTACAAATCGATCGGAGTATTTTCACAGTACGGAAAACCCGCTTATTCTGCATAACCCGGAAAACGGTGAGGATGTAATAGAGTTTCACCCTCATTGGTTTGGCGGATTAAAAATCAATTTCTAA
- a CDS encoding RNA polymerase sigma factor — MAIDVEDFYRKYGPMVLRRCRSILKNEDAAMDAMQDVFVKILKKEKELNNSSPSSLLYITATNVCLNILRKSERKAEASDNSILDIIAGSDDPEERVLNNIFLDKLFKKEKPSTRTIAMLHYVDGFTLEETAEQVGMSVSGIRKRLRGLRKNGLELREV, encoded by the coding sequence ATGGCTATAGATGTTGAAGATTTTTACCGGAAATATGGACCGATGGTTTTGCGAAGATGCCGCTCTATTCTCAAAAATGAGGACGCAGCTATGGATGCAATGCAGGATGTTTTTGTAAAGATTCTTAAAAAGGAAAAGGAACTGAATAATTCCTCTCCCTCAAGCCTCTTATACATTACAGCGACTAATGTCTGTCTGAATATACTCAGAAAGTCAGAAAGAAAAGCTGAAGCATCAGATAATTCGATACTGGACATTATTGCAGGTTCGGATGATCCTGAAGAACGTGTTCTGAACAACATATTTCTTGATAAGCTATTCAAAAAAGAAAAACCATCGACCAGAACGATTGCAATGCTTCATTACGTCGATGGTTTTACTCTCGAAGAAACAGCAGAACAGGTTGGCATGTCTGTTTCCGGCATCAGGAAGCGATTGAGAGGCCTCCGTAAAAACGGATTGGAATTAAGGGAGGTATAA
- a CDS encoding response regulator transcription factor produces MMQKILIVEDDDDIRELVAFNLEMSGFSVTKSEKGERVVELALIENPDLILLDVMLPGIDGFEVCRRVKKNQNLKDIPVIMLTARTDDEDIINGLETGADDYITKPFRPKILLAKVKTALRRNAVSKGETDSQEVLIHGISIDSNRYEVKLDGKEIHLSVTEFSILEYLARNPGFVYSRNQIIDSVKGDGYAVTERSVDVQILGIRKKLGDYGRFIETVRGIGYRMVAP; encoded by the coding sequence ATGATGCAGAAGATTCTGATTGTAGAAGATGATGATGATATTAGGGAATTGGTCGCATTCAATCTGGAAATGTCCGGCTTCTCTGTAACAAAATCAGAAAAAGGGGAAAGGGTTGTTGAGCTCGCTCTTATTGAAAATCCAGACCTCATCCTTCTGGATGTCATGCTGCCCGGGATTGACGGTTTCGAAGTCTGTCGACGTGTGAAGAAAAACCAGAACCTTAAAGATATTCCAGTTATTATGCTCACGGCCAGAACAGATGATGAAGATATCATCAACGGTCTTGAAACGGGAGCTGACGATTACATCACAAAACCATTCAGGCCTAAGATTCTATTGGCAAAAGTAAAAACTGCATTGAGACGTAATGCCGTATCTAAGGGAGAAACTGACAGCCAGGAAGTTCTTATCCATGGTATCTCGATAGACAGCAATCGTTACGAAGTCAAACTGGATGGAAAAGAAATACACCTATCCGTAACTGAATTCTCTATTCTCGAATATCTGGCCAGAAATCCCGGTTTCGTTTACTCAAGGAATCAGATAATAGATTCGGTTAAAGGAGATGGCTATGCTGTAACCGAAAGATCAGTCGATGTACAGATTCTCGGAATAAGAAAAAAACTGGGTGATTATGGACGCTTTATAGAAACTGTACGCGGAATCGGTTACAGGATGGTTGCTCCCTGA